The DNA sequence CTGTTGTTATTGTGATTGAAACCTCACTTATCTTCAGAGTTTTGGGATTTTTGAGAtacattatatacctatttGGTATACAATTGATATTTAGATTTCAATTTTACATATGATAACGTCATaggaaaacattaccattacattacgtaacgttactatggagatctgtccacaacgtgacactttttcgtgcatgctaccggtgttcatcgatttataagtcgttatcacgtcaaaaaaaaccgggcaagtgcgagttggactcgcgcacgaagggttccgtaccataatgcaaaaaaaaagcaaaaaaaaacggtcacccatccaagtactgaccccgcccgacgttgcttaacttcggtcaaaaatcacgtttgttgtatgggagccccacttaaatctttattttattctgtttttagtatttgttgttatagcggcaacagaaataaatcatctgtgaaaatttcaactgtctagctatcacggttcgtgagatacagcctggtgacagacggacggacggacgtacggacggacggacggacggacagcagagtcttagtaatagggtcccgttttaccctttgggtacggaaccctaaaaaacaatcCAAACAATGCATATGCATATACAATTGCACATGTCCaggaaaatttttttttactgttaccGAGAATAATTGAAAATCATTTAagtatagtcgccatcagatatatcggagcggccaaggtgctcacaaatatctgagcacgcctctattgtcaaggagttagattgcgtgttcagatattgtgaacaccttgttcgctccgatatatctgatggcgactgtacaacgtCTAAGGTCAACCAAAAGAACATTACTCGCAAAACTTCAAGTTACTCACAGCAATAGACTTAACTGCCTATAAATGAACCTTAcggctttgtaataaggtgtaCGATGTGCCAGCAAATATTGTGGAGGATGGTCAACCTTCACCTGTCAGTCTTTAATGCAAATTAAATTACTCTGAAGACAAAATGTGCAGCGGACCGTCTCATCCTTACAGAGGGGCACAGATAACTTACACGCTAGATACAgcataacccccttattcataaacgcgctacaaacctcaattagttaataatcgtttgtccttatctgtcattttgacttatgtatttgcaaGAAAGGGTTAAAACATAATTGAACTAAATCagtcccgtaaagttttatgaataagggggtaagtatttataaattacGAATGCTCGCCATGCATTGGTGCTTTCTAATTTAGTACTGATGGGTACCTAAATACGTGGCGTACAAATTGTGGCCTTCTTTCTTTGTCACTACTCCTTTTttccttaattggagtaaaagagaaagatgcccgcaaattgcgaacttAGATGTTCGCGGTAAACCCTCTTAGCATGAAAGCGCGAACAACTATACGACCTAGTGAATATATCCATTACAATAGATTTATAATAAGAAACACTAATTTCTAATACTTAAacgaaataatcaaataatagtttttaatatatacgtatatatttcggcgatctcggaaacggctctaacgatttcgattaaatttACTATATGTGGGTTTTCGGGGGTAATAACTATATCTAGCTAGGTCTCATATCTGgtaaaacgcgcatttttgagtttttatatgtttaccGAGCCAacctcggtctcccagatactTTGAGATTATGCGGCATCTACAGGAGGCAttcttcacaaaatattttttgcagTAATATTCATAATGAGTGTTTCTTTGTTGCAGAGCAATAAGCCGATAATGGAGAAGAGGCGGCGGGCGCGTATCAATAATTGTCTCAACGAACTGAAGGCGCTCATATTGGATGCCATGAAAAAAGACGTAAGTAAACCGTTGGTTAATGACTtcgccttaagacgaaacaggagctgagttttaaatattttaggtaacggaaacgtctcgctaacggaagcggctcctaaaactagtgtgataaggacaaggcgaaaaatcctgcgtaaaaatctcaaaaatcgaggtttcgtactcgactgtttcctctcccaaaacttaaccaatcgtaaccaaatttggaaatctaaatgattatgaaattatctgtgtcgaaccgttttgctttttggcTAATtcatatcagttttgaataggtactacgcctctcattgcggcatagtcaatgaggccatattggccatttttgattggctctagctctagcgccttaaaaaacaaaaatatcaataaagcagaacagatattgacaatattaatctgtgttgaaaaaatcattgctctagcatcaaaacccacggaggaaacagtcgagtacgtttgtatggagaaatgaccactcctgctCTTAAGTTCCATTTGGTAACTGCGAAAAGGGAGATAATTCCTATTTGGTAACCAATCACCGTAAAACCTCCTACGTCCCAATAACCTTTTAAAAGGATATTAGCAAAACGAATTTCGAACTATAATAGAAtaaaagaaggttccaaattcaaaacttaaAACATGACTGGGAGGAGAATAATACAATAGGTACTGCAACTTTACTATGGTTCACAAATTCAACACATAGGTAGTTAAGTTTAATACCAATTTTTCGTTTTGCCTGagttttttctttcttttatgAAAATTATTATGCCTCGGAGCTGCGTCATTTAAATAATGTTCACACCTGGGGCCCTTTTCTCcaacgatattagtctaatattactagtgtgttgtcatggcaacccatacgatatgagtggactaataatattagtctaatatgaTATTTACGTCTTAAGGAAATAAATCAACtttattaggtaagtatttattttaatttatttattcaagcGATTATTATTGTCTAAATTGTCTTAACCTTAACGAACCTTTGTAGCCCTCAATTGTACGCTacgaaaaaatacataaataaactgGGCAGATAATGACATTGTCATTTAAGTAACGATGTTGCGTATAAGGCTTAAGTAGGCATCATATTGACAGATAAAAAACACTAAGTGACATATAGCCGAGTCCTTTGACTTTTTCAACGTGGACATGCCTCCCGTTAGCCATATAATTGGGACGCTTTAATATAATGATATAAAAAATCATGATTGACATATTGATCGCTTAATTCGTTTCCCGATACAATAATAGGTACCTGTATTTCTTTTAAGTGGTAAAGATACCTCCTGTGATGTGCTATATAATAgcagtttatttataatagaGTAACTTGAGTAAATCATTTGTAAAAATAGGTTAAAGACAGACGTATTTGTCGTGTTTCTATCACCAGTTGAAAAATGATGTGTAGCCGGCCGCATCCCACTGTCTGTGGGTCGCTGAATATGTCTTTGAGCAAGGGCTCCAAGACGATTAACTTACCTCTGTTTCGATTTCAACTCACTTCGGTCTCCCCTACAGGGTTCAAATTTCGGTTGTGCAGGCcgcctatacttcgtttttttagcattagacattaggtaaacaatcttcatgtgtcttttaattgaaaaacacattttaaaaataagttacggcaaatatgtaacaattatgaaactaatacgatcatttatattcttctgctttcataagtaatagttattgatttttaaaaagcgtttttcaattaaaagacatgccaagatccttaccttctttcaagttctttctaatgctaaaaaaacgaactatagcaacgCAACACAGTAgtgaaacgcaactgtcactgtcgcactaacggctcggccacgacgtTGAGCGACTTGCGCTGttggcagcgataaccataggttggagcgagagacagcgatcggacctttcgttcccgcCTTTGGTTgccgcaagtcgctcaatgttgTGGCCGAGCCGTATTATGGAAAATTGATTGAGAGACACaactgtcgaagcgatagctaTCATTAACTCCTTGGCTAGGCTGGCtgtttaaagtaaaataaatcgtttagaaaaaaatgcacAGAAAACCTTACCATGCACTGAAAAGAggttaaaattatcatttttcatATTGCGTTTggagattaaaaaaaacatcaaagcTAGGTTCCACAGCAGGCATCACAACTCCCATTCTTGTTACAGCCAGCCAGACACTCGAAGCTCGAAAAGGCCGACATCCTCGAGATGACTGTGAAGCACCTGGAAGGTCTCCGGACCGAGGCGTCCCCGGACCGGTTCCGTGCCGGCTACCGGCATTGTCTGTCCGAAGTCTCCCGGTTCCCAGGGCTGGAAGCCGGCTTGAGGAAGCGGCTGGTCAAGCATTTAGAGGGGAATGTGGAAGGGGCTAGGCCGCCAGGTGCGCCGACGCCGCCATCTGATGCTGAGGACGCGACCGCTGTTCCGCATTCTACTATTTTAATATCAGGttagtttttactttttttaggcagttctgttatttttataaaaatacttagTCTTCGTACCTATTATGGCAAAAGTATGATTTCGAAATAATTGGAAATTATAGGTAATGTTTTTGCATGAATAACGCAATGCTTACAAATGGCGAGGTTTTTACAAGCAAATTTTCCGTTTTTCCGATTCCATTTGCGAGATTGTTTATGACCTGTAAAATTTAGCTTAAGCAATTTTATAAGTAGTAGATAAattatataggtaaataatacTAGGGAGCAATTCGACATTCTAAAGCAAAACAATTTGATATCGCTATCAAAACGAGATCCCTACTCTGCTTAGGTAAAAGCAATATCCCAACTCCGATTGCGTTCAAGTTTAGAttcgacttaaaataaaatactttgaaaaaatcgcGTATCTCACAATGCTACTCATAACTTGAAACGCAATAAGTCTGTATGCATCCCATACATAAGTtatcacatttttattttgattgacAGAAGAAGATACGAGTTTTTTCAGTCACAGTATTGATCTGATAATTTAATAGATTTGCAATTCTAATAAGTTTCCTCTTTCAGCGGGCCCCGGCTCCGGAGTACGCCTCGTCCCAACGCGCCTCTCCAACGGTGACATAGCTCTTGTCCTCCCAGCCGGCGTCAGCGCCAACGCTCTTGGAGCAGTTCCGACCCTCGTCCCCCTCTCCCCTCGAGCGTCCTCCGCCTCGTCAGAACCCAGGTGCTTCTCGCCAGCCAGCTCTGGATGGAGCTCGCCTCCACCTGCTGATGATCCAGCGCCGTTAGCTTTAGTTACAAGGAAGGCTACGGAGGATAAACCGTGGAGACCG is a window from the Cydia fagiglandana chromosome 13, ilCydFagi1.1, whole genome shotgun sequence genome containing:
- the LOC134670414 gene encoding protein hairy-like is translated as MVTGVGQPAVPEKKAENRRSNKPIMEKRRRARINNCLNELKALILDAMKKDPARHSKLEKADILEMTVKHLEGLRTEASPDRFRAGYRHCLSEVSRFPGLEAGLRKRLVKHLEGNVEGARPPGAPTPPSDAEDATAVPHSTILISAGPGSGVRLVPTRLSNGDIALVLPAGVSANALGAVPTLVPLSPRASSASSEPRCFSPASSGWSSPPPADDPAPLALVTRKATEDKPWRPW